The Curtobacterium poinsettiae DNA segment GCTCCACGGTATCGGTCGGCACCGACCCCGTCGCCGAGGCCGGGAACGCAGGACTCGCCCGGGATGCGCGACCGTGTTCATCGCGCGTTCAGACCCGTGCTAGTGTCTTCTCTCGGCAGGAACGCCGGGTTCAACCCGGGAAACAGACACCAGACACCCTGTCCGGGTGGCGGAATTGGTAGACGCGCTAGCTTGAGGTGCTAGTGCCCGTATTAGGGCGTGGGGGTTCAAGTCCCCCCTCGGACACAGGAAATGCGTGCCCCCTGACCTTTCGGTCGGGGGGCATTTTCTGTTGTGTCTTCCCGGCGAGTGCCGCCATCGCTGCGCTCAGGGCGTCACCGCCTCTGGGGCGCCACTTCGCTTCGCTCAGGTCGACCACGTGCCACTTCGCTTCGCTCAGGGCATTGACGCCGCCGCCTTGCTGCGCTCGGGGCGGTCGGGGTACGGCAGAGGGCGGGCGGTGGACGCGGGACGTGCGGCCTGGAGGCGCGGGGCGGGGCCGCAGCGCGCCTCCAGGCCGGAACGTGCGCACGTCACGGGCCGGTGCGACGTTGCGGACTCCGTGTGACGGAACAAGGTCGCACCGAGTGGGCAACGCCGCACCGTGCTGCGAGACCCGCGCGCGCGGTCAGCGCGAGCGGCGCACCCGCCGCACCACCAGCACGACGGCGCCGAGCGCCGCCAGCCAGCCCCAGTTCGCGACCACCGGGTCGAGCACCTGGTGCCGCCAGTCCGACCGACTCGACCCCAGGCGCGACGCAACGGGGTGGTTCCCACGCTCCGCCGCGACACCGGTCTCGCTGATCACCCGGTCCGGCCGACCCCGGAGCGCATCGGTCACCCGGTGCGTCGCGACGTCCACGCGGTCCCCGACGACGAGCAGCATCCAGTGCGCCAGGCGGCCCTCGCTGAACCGCCGGTAGGCGTACCGCCGGACGATCCCGGCGACGCCGCTCAGGGGCTGCGCGGTGCCGAACACCGGCGTCACGTGGGCGTGCTCGATCGAGCGCTCCCGGCCGTGCGCACCGTCCTGCTGCGGCGGGCGGTCCCAGTGGGCTCCGGTGGCCGAACCGGCCTCGCGCGAGAGCTTCGGAACGGACGGCCGGTCCGCCGGGTCGAGGTCGCTCCCCCACCCCGGGATGCGGGCACGGAGTTCCTCGGCCGACGGCACCCGACGGGGTGGATCGGCGATGTACGGGGTGTGGTCGGACATGTCGGGCCTCCTCACGGCACGACGACGGTCTTGATGCAACCGTCGAGCTTGGACGAGAACAGGTGGTACCCCTCGGCGATGTGCTCGAGGGGGATGCGGTGCGTGATGATGTCGCTCGGCTTGAAGTGCCCGGCCTGGATGTGCTCGAGCAACCGCGGCCACTGGCGCTTCACGTGCGCCTGGTTCGCGTGGATCGTGACGCCCTTGTTCATCGCGTCACCGAACTTCACCGCGCTCGGGATCGGCCCGTACGCGCCGATCGCCGAGACCGTGCCGCCCTTGCGGACGCCGTCGATCGCCCAGTTGAGCGCCGTCGGGGAACCGCCCTGCAGCTTGAGCTTCGAGGCGGTGACCTGCTGGGTGAAGTTGCCGTCCGCCTCGGCTCCGACGGCGTCGATCACGCTGTCCGCACCGAGGAAGTCGGTCTGCTTCTTCATCTCGAGCACGACGTCGTCGACCTCGGCGAAGTTGATCGTCTCGGCGTGCGCGAAGCTCCGGGCCTTCTCGAGCCGGTACTCGAGCTGGTCGACGACGATCACCCGGCCGGCTCCCATGAACCACGCTGACGCCGCGGAGAACAGCCCGACCGGCCCGGCACCGAGCACGACGACGGTGTCGCCCTCGCGGATCGACGCCAACTGCGCCCCGAAGTACCCGGTGCTCAGTGCGTCCGTCATGAGGAGGGCGTCGTCGTCGTCGAGCCAGTCCGGGATCACCTGCGGTCCGACGTCGGCGAACGGCACCCGCACGCGCTCCGCCTGCCCACCGTCGTACCCGCCGGTGGTGTGCGAGTACCCGTAGATCCCGCCGACCGCGGTCGCGTTCGGGTTCACGTTGTGGCAGTTCGCGAAGAGTCCGCGGGCGCAGAACCAGCACGTGCCGCAGAAGATGTTGAACGGGACCATCACGCGGTCGCCGACCGACAGGGTCTCGACGGACGAGCCGATCTGCTCGACCACCCCGATGAACTCGTGGCCGAAGGTGTGACCGACGCGGGTGTCGGGCATCATGCCGTGGTACAGGTGCAGGTCCGAGCCGCAGATCGCGGCCCGTTCCACCCGGACGATCGCGTCGTTCGGGTGCTCGATCCGGGGATCCGGCTTCTCCTCGACGCGGACCCGGTACGGGCCGCGGTAGGTCATGGCGCGCATGGACGCTCCTCTCGCTCGTCCGTCCACGCTGACGCGCGCCACGTTGGAGCGGACACAGGACCGCAGATCGCGGACAGGCGGTGGACGTCCGCACAGACGGACGGGAGGCGCGGTGCCAGCTGGCACCGCGCCTCCCGTCCATCACCGGCGTGCGTCGACCGCTCGGCGCAGCCAAGCGCGGGCTCCGGCGACGTCATCGAAGACGCCGTCGTCCTGCGCCGCCGCGGACGCCACGAGGAGTTCGCGGAACACCGGCCCCGGGGTGAGTCCCGCGTCGACGAGGTCGCGGCCGGACAGCAGCCGCACGGGTCGACGCGCGACCTGGTCCCGGAGCGCGACGTCGAACCACGACCACGCCGAGGACCGGCTCGCCCCCGGACCACGCCCCTGCGAGTCGGCTTCGCACACCCGGGCCCACGACTCCATCGCGGGCAGGGAGGATCCGAGCCGTCGGAACAGCCGCCGAGCAGCGGGAACGGACGGTGGCGCGCCGTTGGACGAGTGCGGGACCATGTGCTCGCGAACGAGCGGGACGACCCGCTCGACGATGTGGCGTGGCGCGCCGAGGCGACCGAGCAGCACTGCTGCTGCCGCAGCGCCGGACACCTCGTGGCCTAGGCTGCGGATGCGGACCGCACCTGCGTCGTCGGCGAGGACCTGCGTGCCGGAGCCGGCCTTCCCCAGGTCGTGCAGGACGGCGGCGAGCACGATGACGACCCGGTCGTCACCCCGGATCCCGTCCGCGGTGCAGGCGCGGGCGGCAGCGTCCCCCGCCGCTCCGAGGTGGACGTGCACGGGACCCTCCGGGTGCCACCGGGGGTCCTGCGGCACGTCTCGGACCGCGGCGAGCTCGGGCAGGTGTCGCTCCCAGCCGCTGTCGTGCAGCGTTCGGAGGGCAGCCGACACGTGGTCGCCGAGTGCCAGCTTGCGGATCTCGGGCCAGATCCGCCCGGTGGCGATCGACTCGAACCGTGCCGCGATCGACCGCGCCAGACTCAGCGTCGCGGGGTGCACGGCGAAGTCGAACCGGGCGACGAGCTGCACGGCACGCAAGACCCGGAGCGGGTCCTCACTGCAGCGTTCGGAAGCGTGCCGCAGCACGCCGATGACGGCATCGTCGATCCCACCGACCGCGTCGAGGAACACGTTCGTGCGGGGGTCCCAGGCGACGGCGTTCACCGTGAAGTCCCGACCGAGGGCGGACACCGTGACCGGATCGAGCGCACCGGACTCCGCCGTCACTGCGACGTCGACGCGGGATCCGTCGAGCACCACCTTGAGGACCGGGAACCCCGCACCGGCCTCGACGACGATCGCTCCGACCGCACGCAACGCTCCGACGACCACATCGGTCCTGGTGCCGTGCACCTCGACGTCGACGTCACCGGTGGTGGTCGGTCCGCGCCCGGCTTCCCGAAGCAGCGCGTCGCGGACTGCTCCGCCGACCAGGGAGGGCTGCCCGATCCCGCCCAGGACCTCGAGCACCGTTCGGGCTCCGGCGTCGAGGCCGAAGGCGCGGAGCGGGTCGGCCGGACCGGGGCACCGGTGGACGGTGCTGTCGTGACGCTCGGCGCCGCATCGGAGGCACGATCGGACGGAGGAGGTGGTGGTGGTGGGGCGCACGTGTCGGTCGACTTCCGGGACCTCGTCGCCGTGGGCGCCGAGGGAGTCAGTATGCCGGAGAGCGGCAGGTGGGTGCGAACGCACGTGACGGACGGACGGGAGGCGCGGTGCCAGCTGGCACCGCGCCTCCCGTCCGATCCGTGGGTGCGTCTAGCTCTTCGACGCCTCGACGAAATTGCGGCCTGATGCCGCGTTCCGCCTCCTAGCTCTTCGACGCCTCGACGAAATTGCGGCCTGATGCCGCGTTCCGCCTCCTAGCTCTTCGACGCCTCGACGAAGTTGCGTCGCGGGTCCGTCTCCTTGATGAGCGAGGTCGCGTCGCGACCCGACACGGCACCGGTGATCCAGCCGATGATGATGCGGGCCTTCCGGTTCAGGGTCGGCATCGCGTACACGTGGTACGCGCGGTGCGCGAGCCACGCGAGCAGGTTGGTCATCTTGATGCCCTTGATGTTCGCGGCACCCTTGCCGACACCGTACGACGCGACGGTGCCGATGGAGGGGTGGCGGTACTCCTCGAGCGGCTTGCCGGTGATGGTCGCGACGATGTTGTCGGCGGCGACCACGGCCTGGCGCACGGCGTTCTGCGCGTTCGGCGGGTAGAACGCCGGCTGCTTGTCGGCGGTCAGGTCGGGCACCTGCGCGACGTTGCCGAGGCCCCAGACGCCCTCGACGACCTGGTGGGTGTCCTCGGCCTCGACCTGGAGCTTCGCGTTCGCGGCGAGGTGGCCCTTCGGCCCGCGCGGCAGGTCGGAGGCGTCCAGGAGCGGGTTCGGCTTCACGCCCGCGGTCCAGACGAGCAGGCCGGTGGCGAACTCGTCGCCGTCGGAGAACTTGACCACACCGCCCTCGGCGCTCGGCATGGTGGTCTTCAGGCGGACGTCGATGCCACGGGCGCGGAGCGACTCGAGCGTCCACTTGGACAGCTCGGGGCCGACCTCGGGAGCGACGCGGTCGAGGGCGTCGATGAGCACCCAGCGGGGCTGCTCGCCGGCGAGCGACGGGTAGGTCTTGATGGCGGCCTGCGAGACGTCGAACAGCTCACCGATCGCCTCGACGCCGGTGTAGCCACCGCCGACGAAGACGCTGGTCAGCAGACGGCGACGCTCGTCCTCGTCGCGGGTGGCAGCGGCCTTCGCGATGTTGTCGAGGAGCTTGGCGCGCACGTAGGCGGCCTCTTCGACGCTCTTGAAACCGACGCCGTACTCCTCGAGCCCGGGGGTCGGGAAGGTGCGGGTGACGGAACCGAGGGCGACGACCAGGTGGTCGTAGCCGAGGGTGCGGTCGTCGCCGCCGGCGGTCGCGATCGAGACGGTCTTGTCGGCCGACGAGATCGCGGTGACCTTGCCCTGGATCACGCGGGTCTTGCGCAGTGCACGGCGCAGCTCGACGGTGACGTCCTTCGGCGCGATGTGGCCACCGGCGACCTCGGGCAGGAACGGCAGGTACGTGTAGTAGGTGTTCTGGTCCACGAGCGTGATGCGCATGGGCACCGTGGCCGCGTGCTTCTGGAGCTGCTTGACCGTGGTGTAGCCAGCGGAGCCGCCGCCGAGGACGAGGACGTGAGGGATCGAGTCTGCCATTCCTCCGGTCTACCGGACTTTGGCTTGGCGCGTCATGAGTTCCGCGGCCTGTCGCGGAGCCGCCACCACGCGGTCTCGGCCAGTTCGGGTCCGGTGAACACCCCGTGCGGGGTGCGGCGGGACTCGGTGAGCGAGAACCGGCGCAGTCGGTAGCCGCCGCCGAAGCGGTCGATGATCGCCTCGGGTGACGCCTCGGGGTCGCGCGTGACGTACCAGGTGCGGTCGTCGACCGGCTCGATCACGCCGCGGTCACCGTCGTCCGCCAATGCGGGAACGCAGGATGTCGATGCGCTTCTGGATCTGCTCGATGCTCGCCTGCGCCACGGCCGGGCCACCGCTGATCCTTCGGAGTTCGGCGTGGATCGATCCGTGCGGTTCGTTCGAGTGGCGGGACCAGATCGACACGAGCCGGGCGAGCTCGGTGCGCTGCTCCTTGATCGTCATGTACATCGGTCGGTCGGGCTCGGGCGCTTTCGGCATGCCGTCCTTTGCCGTGCGGCCCTTGGAGCGCTTCGCCTGCGTCGCCTGTCGCGCGCGCAGGAGGTCGCGAACCTGGTCGGGTTCGAGGAGCCCGGGGATGCCGATGAAGTCGAGCTCCTCGAGGGAACCGACCTCGCCGCCGGTGCCGAACTCACCGCCGTCGTAGAGGACGCGGTCGAAGGACGCCTGCGAGTCGAGTGCCTCGAACGGCTGGACCTCGAGCAGGCTCTCGGACGCGCGGTCTTCCTTGTTGGCCTCGGCGACCATCGCGTCTTCGGGGTTGTACATCCCGTCGTCGGCGTCCTTCGGGCGGTCGAGGGCGTGGTCGCGCTCGAGCTCGAGGGTGGCGGCGAGGGCCATCAGGCCGGGGACGCTCGGCAGGAAGACACTCGCGGTCTCCCCGCGGCGACGGGCACGCACGAAGCGGCCGATCACCTGGGCGAAGAACAGCGGCGTGCTCGCGCTCGTGGCGTAGACCCCGACGCAGAGCCGTGGGACGTCGACGCCCTCGGACACCATGCGGACGGCGACCATCCAGCGCGAGGTGTCCTCGGCGAACGCGCTGATGCGGCTCGACCCGGCGGCTTCGTCGGACAGCACCACGGTGGGACGCTCCCCCGTGATCTGCTGCAGGATCCGGGCGTAGGCGCGCGCCGTGGTGGTGTCGGTGGCGATGACCAGACCGCCGGCGTCGGGCACACCACGACGGACCTCGGTCA contains these protein-coding regions:
- a CDS encoding DEAD/DEAH box helicase codes for the protein MAEAAGNSAVQHLSPAFPDRAAWGTASKLRAWQIEALTKYFEKEPRDFLTAATPGAGKTTFALRLATELLARGTVDRIVVVAPTEHLKRQWADSADRVGIRIDPMFKNGDGMFGRHYQGVAITYAQVGMNPEVHKRITEGGRTLVVLDEVHHGGDALTWGDGIREAFSGATRRLSLSGTPFRSDTAPIPFVQYAPDEQGIRTSISDYNYGYGRALKDGVVRPVLFMAYAGQMRWKTRMGDEMSASLGEQVTKDITAQAWRTALSPEGEWMPAVLSAADKRLTEVRRGVPDAGGLVIATDTTTARAYARILQQITGERPTVVLSDEAAGSSRISAFAEDTSRWMVAVRMVSEGVDVPRLCVGVYATSASTPLFFAQVIGRFVRARRRGETASVFLPSVPGLMALAATLELERDHALDRPKDADDGMYNPEDAMVAEANKEDRASESLLEVQPFEALDSQASFDRVLYDGGEFGTGGEVGSLEELDFIGIPGLLEPDQVRDLLRARQATQAKRSKGRTAKDGMPKAPEPDRPMYMTIKEQRTELARLVSIWSRHSNEPHGSIHAELRRISGGPAVAQASIEQIQKRIDILRSRIGGRR
- a CDS encoding zinc-dependent alcohol dehydrogenase encodes the protein MRAMTYRGPYRVRVEEKPDPRIEHPNDAIVRVERAAICGSDLHLYHGMMPDTRVGHTFGHEFIGVVEQIGSSVETLSVGDRVMVPFNIFCGTCWFCARGLFANCHNVNPNATAVGGIYGYSHTTGGYDGGQAERVRVPFADVGPQVIPDWLDDDDALLMTDALSTGYFGAQLASIREGDTVVVLGAGPVGLFSAASAWFMGAGRVIVVDQLEYRLEKARSFAHAETINFAEVDDVVLEMKKQTDFLGADSVIDAVGAEADGNFTQQVTASKLKLQGGSPTALNWAIDGVRKGGTVSAIGAYGPIPSAVKFGDAMNKGVTIHANQAHVKRQWPRLLEHIQAGHFKPSDIITHRIPLEHIAEGYHLFSSKLDGCIKTVVVP
- a CDS encoding HD domain-containing protein — protein: MLEVLGGIGQPSLVGGAVRDALLREAGRGPTTTGDVDVEVHGTRTDVVVGALRAVGAIVVEAGAGFPVLKVVLDGSRVDVAVTAESGALDPVTVSALGRDFTVNAVAWDPRTNVFLDAVGGIDDAVIGVLRHASERCSEDPLRVLRAVQLVARFDFAVHPATLSLARSIAARFESIATGRIWPEIRKLALGDHVSAALRTLHDSGWERHLPELAAVRDVPQDPRWHPEGPVHVHLGAAGDAAARACTADGIRGDDRVVIVLAAVLHDLGKAGSGTQVLADDAGAVRIRSLGHEVSGAAAAAVLLGRLGAPRHIVERVVPLVREHMVPHSSNGAPPSVPAARRLFRRLGSSLPAMESWARVCEADSQGRGPGASRSSAWSWFDVALRDQVARRPVRLLSGRDLVDAGLTPGPVFRELLVASAAAQDDGVFDDVAGARAWLRRAVDARR
- a CDS encoding NAD(P)/FAD-dependent oxidoreductase encodes the protein MADSIPHVLVLGGGSAGYTTVKQLQKHAATVPMRITLVDQNTYYTYLPFLPEVAGGHIAPKDVTVELRRALRKTRVIQGKVTAISSADKTVSIATAGGDDRTLGYDHLVVALGSVTRTFPTPGLEEYGVGFKSVEEAAYVRAKLLDNIAKAAATRDEDERRRLLTSVFVGGGYTGVEAIGELFDVSQAAIKTYPSLAGEQPRWVLIDALDRVAPEVGPELSKWTLESLRARGIDVRLKTTMPSAEGGVVKFSDGDEFATGLLVWTAGVKPNPLLDASDLPRGPKGHLAANAKLQVEAEDTHQVVEGVWGLGNVAQVPDLTADKQPAFYPPNAQNAVRQAVVAADNIVATITGKPLEEYRHPSIGTVASYGVGKGAANIKGIKMTNLLAWLAHRAYHVYAMPTLNRKARIIIGWITGAVSGRDATSLIKETDPRRNFVEASKS